The Streptomyces sp. NBC_01439 genome contains the following window.
GGCGCGGCCGAGTACACGGTCCGCCACCGCATACACGACCGCGTCGCACGAGCGGCTCCCGGACTCGGTGACGACGTGGCAGTCGCCACGGCCGGCGACTGGGCCCTGTGGGACCTGGCGCACGGAAGCATTCCCCAGCTCGACATCAGCAGCGACGACGCCCGGGTGGGACGGCTCTCCCAAGTCCGCGTCCGGGCCCGGCTGGACGACGTCCGCCTCGGCGAAACGAACACGGTCGGCAGCACCCGCGCGGACGTGACGGTCTCCACGCAGTCCCTCGCCGCCGCGATCCGCAACGCCGTTCCGTCCGTGGCGGTGGCCGACGTCACCACCGACCCGGCCAAGGGGACGATCCTCACGGACGTCGGCCCGGGCGGCCTCGGGCGGCTGACGCTGCGTCCGGTGCTCGCGGACGGCAAGGTCACCCTCGGCGTCGACGGGCTCACCCTGTTCGGCCGCTCCGTCCCCACCTCCCGGCTCGGGATCGGTGCCGACGGGTTCGGCCCGCAGTCGGGCGCGCCGAAGGAGTACCCGCTCGGGCTCGCCGCCACCTCCGCCGAGGTCCGACCGGACGGCCTGCACGTCTCTTTGACCGGCGGCCCGAGCACCCTGCCCGACCACTGACACCCACCGCTCGACCGCGTTCGCCCGGAACGTTCCGCGCCCGCCCGGTGGCCGGATCACAGCAGATGAGGTCGCCGCGTCGGTCTTCAGCGCCGCGGCATCGTCGTGCTCCCGCTCGGCCTGACCCCAACTCCTCCGGGGGCCGGCGGCGACCCGGCTCCGGAACGGGCCCGCACGTACCGGGCGTACCGGTCGTACCGGTCGCTCCACCCGCTCTGGCGGGACTTGCGTCCGTCCATCGACCGCGCCGCCACCGGGGGCCGTGATCCGGCCAAGGAGGTGAGCGTGGAATCGCGGCAGGCCTTCACCGAAGCTGCACAGTTCAAGCGCGCCTTGCAGGCAAAACCGACCCGCACGGTGCCCCGGAACGACGAGGACGCCGGCGATTTCGACGACCGCGATACGAACGACTTCGCGGCAGAGCTCGCATGGCTCACCCAAGCGGCAGCCGCCTACAGTAAGCTCGGCAGGGCGAGTTGAGAACTCCCGCCCGGTTTGCATCCCCCGTCAAACCGGGCGGGTATCCCGTTTCCCCCGCCGTTGCGGCGGCCGGACGGGTGATTCCCGTACTGGCCCGGCCCGCCCCTGCCCCGTCACCCGTGTCGGTCACCGGCCGCGAGTCGTTCGCGCCACCATTCCACGGTCGCCTTGACCTGCTCGTCGACGGGGGTGGCCCGGACCGCGAACGCCTCCTCGTAGGCGCGCGAACTCACGACGAACGGACGGTCGAACTGGTAGCGGACCTCCTTCAGTTCGCGGATCAGCGGAGAGAAGAGCGAGGCCGCGCCGACCACGGCGGACGGGAGCCCGCGCACGGCGACCGGTCCCGTTCCCGCCTGGGCGCAGAGCCGCTCGACCATCTCCCGCACGGACAGCGCCGGCTGGGTCGGGACGTGCCAGGCGCGCCCCCAGGCGCTCTCCTCGTCCGCGACTTCGACCAGTGTCCGGGCGACGTCGGGGAGGTAGGTCCAGCTGTGCGGGGCGTCCGGGTCCCCCAGCGTCGTGACCGGTTTGCCGCGCAGGAGCGGCGGCACGACCCGTGCGGCGAGGTGGCCGCCATCGGTGACGCCGGGTCCGAAGAAGTCCGAGGCGCGCACCTCGACCGCCCTGATCCGGCCCTGCTCGTGGAGTTTCCGCGCCTGCTCCCAGATCTCGGCCCGGACCCGCCCCTTGGTGCCGGTGGCCGCGAGCGGAAGGTCCTCGGTCAGGGGGCCGTCCACCGGGCCGTAGCCGTAGAGGTTCCCCAGCATGACCAGTACGGCCCCGGTCGCTTCGGCCGCGGCGCAGAGCGACGAGGCCAGCGACGGCCAGTCGGCCGCCCAACGCCGGTAGGGCGGTGCGGCGCAGCTGTGGATCGCCACCGCGCCCCGCGCGGCTTCGGTCAGCCGCCGGGTGTCCGTCGCGTCCAGCGCGACGTGTTCGATCCCGGGTTCCGGGCTTCGGCCCGATCTGGTGACGGCCCTTACGGTATGGCCCTGTTCGGCGAGGAGCCGAGCAGCGGCGGCTCCGGCGGGTCCCCAACCGATGACGACATGGAAGCTCACGTGCGCACCCTAGCGCGGGTGACCGGCGCCCCCTTCTGCGGAGCACGTCTCCCGGCCAGCGCCGGGGCGCGAAACGCCGGACACTGGGGACATGAGCGGCACACCCACCGATGCCCCCGACGAGGGGCCGGCGAGCGGTCCGGCCAACGGGCCCGCGGTCTCCCGCCGGGAGTTCGACGCACTGTTCACGTCGGTCCGTACGTGGGGCCGGTGGGCGGCGGCGGACCGCGGGGCCTGGAACGGGGTGACGGCGGAACACGCGCGCAGGGCCACCGCCGCGGTCCGGGACGGGACGGTCGTTCCGATGGGACGGCCCTGGGACACCCGCCCCGGCCCGGACAACGCGAGGCCCGCGCTGCACTACATGTCCGACCTCGGCGACGTGCAGGCCCCGGAGCCGTCCGTCCACAAGGACTTCCTGGCCGCGGACTACCACGGCAAGGCCGTGACGCACCTGGACGCACTGTCACACGTTGCCTACCGAGGGCAACTGTACGACGGGCGCTCGGCGCGCGAGCACGTCGGTGCGGCCGGTGTCCGCTTCGGCGCCGTATCGGCGCTCGGCCCCCTGGTCACGCGGGGCGTCCTGATCGACCTGCCCGCCGTGCTCGGGGTCGAATGGCTCGAACCGGGCCGTGCGGTGCACGCACGGGACCTCGTCGCCGCGGAGGAGGCGCTCGGAGTGAGCGTCGGGGGCGGCGACGCGGTGCTGCTGCGCTCCGGGGCCCTGCGTCGACGCCGGGAGCTCGGCCCGTGGGACCCCGACGCGGCGAGCGCGGGGTGGCACGTGCACGCCGTACCGCTGCTGGCCGAGCGCGCCGTCGCGCTGCTGGGCGGCGACGGGGACAGCGACGTACGACCTTCGCCGGTCGAGGGGCTGCACTCCCCCGTCCACGCGCTCGCCGTTGCGGCGATGGGGGTGCCGCTGCTGGACAACCTCGACCTCGAACCGCTCTCGGCCGCGTGCGCCGAAGCGGGCCGTTACGCGTTCCTGCTCGTCGTGGCACCGCTGAACGTCCCCGGCGGAACGGGCTCGCCCGTCAATCCGGTCGCGATCCTGTGACGCCCGCGCCCGCTGATCACTTCGCTCCCTTACTCATCGCCGAATCGTGAGGAATATACTCAAATCCTGTGATCGAGGGCGCTCCGGTGAGGGGACGTGATGCACATGGGGGTCGTCGGGGACCGCATCGGCCCCGTGCGCTTCCGTGACCGATTCCTACAGGGCGAGTCGGTCGAGGGAAGCGTGAGAAGTCCGATCCTGAGTTCGTGGCAGCGCAGCCGTCTGCTGGGGCTGTCGCCGGACCAGTCCGAGCTGCCCTTCCGGGAGGACTTCGACGTGGACGGTCCGCTGCTGCGCGCCGCCGAGCCGGTGCTCGACCGGCTCCAGGCCATTTTCGCGGGCAGCCAGACGAACATCTGCCTCGCCGACGGTTACGGCATGGTGCTCGCGCGCCGCTTTGGCGAGAAATCGATGGTCCGCCGTCTCGCGCCGATCCAGACCGTCCCGGGGTTCGTCTTCGCCGAACAGGTCGCCGGGACGAACGGCATCGGCCTCAGCCTCGCGGAGCGGCGACTCTGCCAGGTCTACGGCGCCGAGCACTTCGCCGAGCGGGCCCAGTCGAGCGCTTGCACCGCGATCCCCCTGCGCGACCAGCTCAGCGGACACATCCAGGGCGTCCTGTGCCTCGGCTACCCCTACACCGAGGCCGACCCGGCGCTGATCCCCGTGGTGCGCAAGGCGGCCGAAGCCATCGAGCGGCGGCTGATGGACCAGAGTTCGGCGCGCGAGCACGGCCTCCTGCAGGCCTATCTCGACACCGCGAGCCTCGCCCTGAGCAGCGAGCACGGCCTCGACGGGCACCCCGTCGCGATGGCCGACTTCCTCCAGAGCGAGCTGGAGCAGAGCGACCAGGCGACCCTGAAGGAGAAGGCCACGGAGCTTATGTCCGGGGACCGGCGGGCCGCCGCGGAGGTGCCCCTGTCCCGCGGCCGGTGGGTCACGCTGGTCAGCCGCCCCGTGACGAGCGCCGCCGGAGTGGAGGGCGTCGTCGTCGAGGCACTGCTCCCCGAGGACACGGAGCGGCACGCCCCCGCCCCCACCCACCCCCACGCCCCCGCTGCGCTGCCGACCGCGCTCGGCCCCGGCGTCACCCCCGGTCCGGGTCCGGCGACGGTCCGCGCACGCGGCGCACCGCTCGCCGGGCGCCCCGCCGGGGAGGCCGCCCGGGCGTTCGCCGGCGGCCCAGCCCAGGGTCGGGTCAGAGGGCTGGTGCTGGTGGGCGAGCCCGAGGTCGGCAAGTACGCCGTCGCAGCGCGCCGGCGCCTGGAGTTGCTGGCCGAGGCGAGCAACCGCATCGGCACCACGCTGGACGTGAGCCGCACCGCCTGGGAGCTCGCCGAAACGGCCGTCCCCAGGTTGGCCGACTTCGTCACCATCGACCTGCCCGGGGGCGTACTGCTCGGGGAGGAGTCCCCCCATCCCACCACCGAGATGCACCGCACCGTGGTCCACGGCATCCGCGAGGACTGCCCCTTCTACCCGGTCGGCACGCAGGTCAGCCTGCGGCCCACCACGCCCCACATGCGCTGCATCGCCACCCGCCAGCCGGTGCTCGAACAAGACCTGAAGGCCGCCTTCGGCTGGATCGCCCAGGACCCCCAGCACGCCGAACTGCTCCTCGCCCACAACGTCCACTCCCTCATCACGGTCCCCCTGCTCGCCCGTGGGGCCGTCCTCGGCGTCGCGAGCTTCTACCGCTCGCAGGACCCGGCCCCCTACGGGGACGACGACCGCTCACTGGCCCAGGAGCTCGCCGCCCGCGCCTCGCTCTGCATCGACAACGCCCGCCGCTACACCCGCGAGCACACCCTCGCCCTGTCCCTGCAGCGCAGCCTGCTCCCCCGAGGCCTGCCCGAGCAGAGCGCCGTCGAAGTCGCCCACCGCTACCTGCCCGCCGAGTCGGGCGTGGGCGGCGACTGGTTCGACGTCATCCCCCTGTCCGGGACGAGGGTGGCCCTCCTCGTCGGCGACGTCGTCGGCCACGGCCTGCACGCCGCCGCCACCATGGGCCGGCTGCGCACCGCCGCCCGCAACTTCGCCGAGCTGGAACTGGCCCCCGACGAGCTCCTCACCCATTTGGACAACCTGATGGTGCGCCTCGACCGCGAGGAGGGCGGGGACGGTCCCGGCTCCGGCAGCACCGGCATCGTGGGCGCCACCTGCCTGTACGCCATCTACGACCCCACCTCCCAGCAGTGCACGATGGCCCGGGCCGGCCACCCTCCGCCCGCGCTGGTCCAGCCCGACGGCACCGTGTCCCTCCTCGACCTGCCCGCAGGGCCCCCGCTCGGCCTCGGCGGCCTGCCCTTCGAGTCGGTCGAGATCCGGCTCCCCGAACACAGTCAGCTCGTCCTCTACACCGACGGGCTCATGAAGGACCGCCACCGCGACGTCGACGTGGCCCTCGACGCCCTGCACCGAGCACTGGCGCACCCGGACCGGGCGCCTGAGGAAACCTGTGACGCCGTCCTCGATGCCGTGGCGCCCGAGCACCCCGCCGACGACATCGCGCTGCTGGTC
Protein-coding sequences here:
- a CDS encoding LmeA family phospholipid-binding protein — protein: MKHPLTRTWAALRRRPVFTVTVAVVLLAVVATGAAEYTVRHRIHDRVARAAPGLGDDVAVATAGDWALWDLAHGSIPQLDISSDDARVGRLSQVRVRARLDDVRLGETNTVGSTRADVTVSTQSLAAAIRNAVPSVAVADVTTDPAKGTILTDVGPGGLGRLTLRPVLADGKVTLGVDGLTLFGRSVPTSRLGIGADGFGPQSGAPKEYPLGLAATSAEVRPDGLHVSLTGGPSTLPDH
- a CDS encoding DUF6545 domain-containing protein, which produces MESRQAFTEAAQFKRALQAKPTRTVPRNDEDAGDFDDRDTNDFAAELAWLTQAAAAYSKLGRAS
- a CDS encoding NAD-dependent epimerase/dehydratase family protein — its product is MSFHVVIGWGPAGAAAARLLAEQGHTVRAVTRSGRSPEPGIEHVALDATDTRRLTEAARGAVAIHSCAAPPYRRWAADWPSLASSLCAAAEATGAVLVMLGNLYGYGPVDGPLTEDLPLAATGTKGRVRAEIWEQARKLHEQGRIRAVEVRASDFFGPGVTDGGHLAARVVPPLLRGKPVTTLGDPDAPHSWTYLPDVARTLVEVADEESAWGRAWHVPTQPALSVREMVERLCAQAGTGPVAVRGLPSAVVGAASLFSPLIRELKEVRYQFDRPFVVSSRAYEEAFAVRATPVDEQVKATVEWWRERLAAGDRHG
- a CDS encoding cyclase family protein; the protein is MSGTPTDAPDEGPASGPANGPAVSRREFDALFTSVRTWGRWAAADRGAWNGVTAEHARRATAAVRDGTVVPMGRPWDTRPGPDNARPALHYMSDLGDVQAPEPSVHKDFLAADYHGKAVTHLDALSHVAYRGQLYDGRSAREHVGAAGVRFGAVSALGPLVTRGVLIDLPAVLGVEWLEPGRAVHARDLVAAEEALGVSVGGGDAVLLRSGALRRRRELGPWDPDAASAGWHVHAVPLLAERAVALLGGDGDSDVRPSPVEGLHSPVHALAVAAMGVPLLDNLDLEPLSAACAEAGRYAFLLVVAPLNVPGGTGSPVNPVAIL
- a CDS encoding SpoIIE family protein phosphatase; this translates as MGVVGDRIGPVRFRDRFLQGESVEGSVRSPILSSWQRSRLLGLSPDQSELPFREDFDVDGPLLRAAEPVLDRLQAIFAGSQTNICLADGYGMVLARRFGEKSMVRRLAPIQTVPGFVFAEQVAGTNGIGLSLAERRLCQVYGAEHFAERAQSSACTAIPLRDQLSGHIQGVLCLGYPYTEADPALIPVVRKAAEAIERRLMDQSSAREHGLLQAYLDTASLALSSEHGLDGHPVAMADFLQSELEQSDQATLKEKATELMSGDRRAAAEVPLSRGRWVTLVSRPVTSAAGVEGVVVEALLPEDTERHAPAPTHPHAPAALPTALGPGVTPGPGPATVRARGAPLAGRPAGEAARAFAGGPAQGRVRGLVLVGEPEVGKYAVAARRRLELLAEASNRIGTTLDVSRTAWELAETAVPRLADFVTIDLPGGVLLGEESPHPTTEMHRTVVHGIREDCPFYPVGTQVSLRPTTPHMRCIATRQPVLEQDLKAAFGWIAQDPQHAELLLAHNVHSLITVPLLARGAVLGVASFYRSQDPAPYGDDDRSLAQELAARASLCIDNARRYTREHTLALSLQRSLLPRGLPEQSAVEVAHRYLPAESGVGGDWFDVIPLSGTRVALLVGDVVGHGLHAAATMGRLRTAARNFAELELAPDELLTHLDNLMVRLDREEGGDGPGSGSTGIVGATCLYAIYDPTSQQCTMARAGHPPPALVQPDGTVSLLDLPAGPPLGLGGLPFESVEIRLPEHSQLVLYTDGLMKDRHRDVDVALDALHRALAHPDRAPEETCDAVLDAVAPEHPADDIALLVARTHAVPQDRIASWELAADPALVSEVRAASVSQLNRWGLEESAFATELLLSELVTNAVRYGTAPIWVRLIHDRNLICEVHDASSSAPRMRLSATTDEGGRGLFLVAQLAQSWGTRYTTDGKVIWAECTLAAA